The following proteins are co-located in the Gordonia polyisoprenivorans genome:
- a CDS encoding ABC transporter permease: protein MRAMIIKEFRELVRDKRTLGLLVAMPLLLLVIFGYAANFYVSSVQTAVVGPQANTVAAGLPSYFEVTDKAAGATAADARDMLRDNKVDVAMVTSDSPTAPIEALVDGSNLFAAQSAVGALNKFGAKVHIEVLFNPSLKTSWVMVPAIIGLILTFIGTIITSIGLVRERETGTLEQLAVMPISPAQVILGKIVPYFLVAAVDMIIVTVLGMLLFDVPFNGNVLTFAIAAALFLFVVLGLGVFISTISQTTGQAIQTAFFFLLPQILLSGMIFPLDAMAAGVRWIGYLLPLTYFTMISQAVMLRGAPISTLWLPLLVLAVMAVVVFTAATMRFRRDLAPGTGHRHAAKEKAAS, encoded by the coding sequence ATGCGAGCGATGATCATCAAGGAATTCCGCGAACTGGTGCGCGACAAGCGCACGCTCGGCCTACTGGTTGCGATGCCGTTGCTGTTGCTGGTGATCTTCGGATACGCCGCCAACTTCTACGTCTCCTCCGTCCAGACGGCGGTGGTCGGACCGCAGGCGAACACCGTCGCCGCCGGCCTGCCGTCGTACTTCGAGGTGACCGACAAAGCGGCCGGGGCCACTGCTGCCGATGCCCGGGACATGCTGCGCGACAACAAGGTCGACGTCGCAATGGTGACCAGTGACTCGCCGACCGCGCCCATCGAGGCGCTTGTCGACGGGTCCAATCTGTTCGCCGCGCAATCGGCGGTCGGTGCCCTCAACAAGTTCGGTGCCAAGGTGCACATCGAGGTGCTCTTCAATCCCTCGCTCAAGACGTCGTGGGTGATGGTGCCCGCGATCATCGGTCTCATCCTGACCTTCATCGGCACGATCATCACCAGTATCGGATTGGTGCGGGAACGCGAGACCGGGACGCTCGAACAGCTTGCGGTGATGCCGATCTCGCCTGCCCAGGTCATCCTCGGCAAGATCGTCCCCTACTTCCTGGTCGCGGCCGTGGACATGATCATCGTGACGGTGCTCGGCATGCTCCTGTTCGACGTGCCGTTCAACGGCAACGTGCTCACCTTCGCGATCGCCGCGGCGTTGTTCTTGTTCGTGGTGCTGGGTCTGGGGGTGTTCATCTCCACCATCTCCCAGACCACCGGGCAGGCCATCCAAACCGCCTTCTTCTTCCTTCTTCCACAGATCCTGTTGTCCGGCATGATCTTCCCGCTCGACGCGATGGCCGCCGGGGTGCGCTGGATCGGGTATCTGCTGCCCTTGACCTACTTCACGATGATCTCGCAGGCGGTGATGCTGCGCGGGGCGCCCATCTCGACGCTCTGGCTCCCGTTGCTGGTGCTCGCGGTGATGGCGGTCGTCGTGTTCACCGCCGCGACCATGCGGTTCCGGCGTGATCTCGCGCCGGGTACCGGTCATCGACACGCAGCCAAGGAGAAGGCCGCGTCATGA
- a CDS encoding nitroreductase family deazaflavin-dependent oxidoreductase → MGLLTPLAVRIGSIPWMPRYLPQIVKCDNVIRTVTGERYGLLDIAGLPNTTVVVAGRRSGVERQTRLLAVPRSGGRWLIAGSYFGGEKTPQWVYNLRATDSAEIIDRGRRRAVRVAELHDDHRAAAWQELRSVWPNFDLYEKRTDRLIPVFELTPTD, encoded by the coding sequence ATGGGCTTACTCACCCCGCTGGCCGTGCGCATCGGCTCGATTCCCTGGATGCCGCGCTATCTTCCGCAGATTGTCAAGTGTGACAACGTGATACGTACGGTGACCGGCGAGCGGTACGGACTGCTCGACATCGCCGGATTGCCGAACACGACTGTGGTGGTGGCGGGCAGGCGTAGTGGTGTGGAGCGACAGACGCGATTGCTTGCGGTCCCGCGTTCCGGCGGGCGCTGGTTGATCGCCGGATCGTATTTCGGCGGCGAGAAGACCCCGCAGTGGGTCTACAACCTGCGCGCCACCGACTCCGCCGAGATCATCGACCGTGGCCGGCGCCGGGCGGTGCGCGTCGCCGAACTCCACGACGACCACCGAGCCGCCGCATGGCAGGAGTTGCGGTCGGTGTGGCCCAACTTCGACCTCTACGAGAAGCGCACCGACCGACTGATCCCGGTCTTCGAACTCACACCGACCGACTGA
- a CDS encoding dihydrofolate reductase family protein encodes MTARFRYYTATTLDGFLADDRDDLGWLLRQPIDENGPMNYTDFIGDIGVVVMGATTYRWVVDHEVGDGKPWPYTTPTFVFTHRDLDAVAPSIRFVSGAPADLRETLLDAAGGKDIWVVGGGDLAAQFAEAAMLDEVIVNIAPVMLGSGRPLFTRPADLRLIEHGRNEAFVCARYEVVGPAVADGVGAAT; translated from the coding sequence ATGACCGCTCGATTCCGCTACTACACCGCAACGACCCTCGACGGGTTCCTCGCCGACGACCGCGACGACCTCGGATGGCTGCTGCGTCAACCCATCGACGAGAACGGTCCGATGAATTACACCGACTTCATCGGCGACATCGGAGTGGTGGTCATGGGGGCCACGACCTACCGGTGGGTGGTCGATCACGAGGTCGGCGACGGCAAACCGTGGCCGTATACGACACCGACATTCGTGTTCACCCACCGTGACCTCGATGCCGTGGCACCGTCGATCCGCTTCGTCTCCGGCGCGCCCGCCGATCTCCGGGAGACCCTCCTCGACGCGGCCGGCGGAAAAGACATCTGGGTCGTCGGGGGAGGGGATCTGGCGGCGCAGTTCGCCGAAGCCGCCATGCTCGACGAGGTCATCGTCAACATCGCCCCGGTCATGCTCGGTAGTGGGCGTCCACTGTTCACCCGCCCCGCCGATCTCCGGTTGATCGAGCACGGTCGCAACGAGGCATTCGTGTGCGCCCGTTACGAAGTCGTCGGGCCGGCTGTGGCCGACGGTGTCGGAGCAGCCACATGA
- a CDS encoding ABC transporter ATP-binding protein, which yields MIGADDVTVTFGKTAALDSVSVRAHEGEIVAIVGGDGAGKSTLLRLFAGEVQPDSGQVHRPPKKQVGFLAAGPGSWGALTVRQNLDFVGGIYGLGGEQLRSRRDELIERSGLSVAADRLARDLSGGMRRKLGTAMAMIHRPPLLILDEPSTGVDPVSRIDLWGMIAETAAAGTAVLMSTTYLDEAERAGDLVVLDDGHVLVDGSYDSVREGFSGIITEGATPVRRDWSWRRGHQRHEYWTTEEETTPDSRVDPDLEDIVIALSLARRNRQGAPA from the coding sequence ATGATCGGGGCCGACGACGTCACCGTGACGTTCGGGAAGACCGCCGCGCTGGACTCGGTGAGCGTGCGCGCTCACGAGGGTGAGATCGTGGCCATCGTGGGTGGTGACGGAGCCGGGAAGTCGACCCTGCTGCGACTCTTCGCCGGCGAGGTGCAACCCGACTCGGGACAGGTGCACCGTCCACCCAAGAAGCAGGTGGGTTTCCTCGCGGCCGGTCCGGGCAGTTGGGGCGCGCTGACCGTCCGGCAGAATCTCGACTTCGTCGGCGGCATCTACGGCCTCGGCGGAGAGCAACTCCGTTCGCGCCGTGACGAATTGATCGAGCGTTCCGGTCTGTCGGTGGCGGCCGACCGCCTGGCGCGGGATCTGTCCGGCGGTATGCGACGCAAGCTGGGTACCGCGATGGCGATGATCCACCGCCCACCGCTGTTGATCCTCGACGAACCGAGCACGGGCGTCGACCCGGTGAGTCGGATCGACCTGTGGGGCATGATCGCCGAGACGGCGGCCGCGGGGACCGCCGTCCTGATGTCGACGACCTACCTCGACGAGGCCGAGCGTGCGGGTGATCTCGTCGTGCTCGACGACGGTCACGTACTCGTCGACGGATCCTACGATTCGGTGCGAGAAGGCTTCTCCGGCATCATCACCGAGGGTGCCACGCCGGTGCGACGAGACTGGTCGTGGCGGCGTGGCCACCAGCGTCACGAATACTGGACGACCGAAGAAGAGACGACCCCGGATTCCCGGGTCGACCCCGATCTGGAGGACATCGTGATCGCACTCTCCCTGGCACGGCGGAACCGTCAGGGGGCACCGGCATGA
- a CDS encoding YoaK family protein, with product MPTVQTSSSLRFAFLVTCAGGFLDSYTYLARGGAFATAQTGNVVFFAVEIAQRHPMQALAHVWPILAFLVGIGAAVHIRKGRLDRVLPHPIRLTVALQAAILAIVGFIPSSAPHYTVTIPIAFVAAMQIEMFRNVAGHNYVAIATTGNLMRLVEAAHGVAVDRDPESRRPLAIYLGVVGIFAGGALIGALTTHLIGVHAAWIPAAFLGVTLALFIWDERDTPGAAETDEPAP from the coding sequence ATGCCGACGGTACAGACCAGTTCCTCGTTACGATTCGCCTTCCTCGTCACCTGCGCGGGCGGATTCCTCGACAGCTACACCTACCTCGCGCGAGGTGGCGCCTTCGCCACCGCCCAAACCGGGAACGTGGTGTTCTTCGCCGTCGAGATCGCCCAGCGACACCCGATGCAGGCGCTTGCGCATGTGTGGCCGATCCTGGCATTCCTCGTCGGGATCGGTGCGGCGGTGCACATCCGCAAGGGCAGACTCGATCGCGTACTGCCCCACCCGATCCGGTTGACCGTCGCCCTGCAAGCGGCGATCCTCGCCATCGTCGGCTTCATCCCCTCGAGCGCCCCGCACTATACGGTGACGATCCCGATAGCCTTCGTCGCCGCGATGCAGATCGAGATGTTCCGGAACGTCGCCGGGCACAACTACGTCGCCATCGCCACCACCGGGAACCTGATGCGTCTGGTCGAGGCAGCACACGGCGTGGCGGTGGATCGCGACCCGGAATCGCGGCGGCCACTGGCAATCTATCTCGGGGTGGTCGGGATCTTCGCCGGCGGCGCTCTGATCGGCGCACTGACCACACACCTCATCGGGGTCCACGCAGCCTGGATACCTGCGGCATTCCTGGGAGTCACCCTCGCCCTGTTCATCTGGGACGAGCGGGACACCCCCGGCGCCGCCGAGACCGACGAACCAGCGCCGTAG
- a CDS encoding helix-turn-helix domain-containing protein yields the protein MTDSGRDRVRELLDAVLADDNVSLSGMAASAHSSQFHFSRQVSRFSGESPVAMRRRVMLERACWYLRQGSSVTEVAFDSGYDSVEGFSRAYSRAFGHPPGSTGTESSRGHWLPAPNGIHFHSPTGLYVEDSDGTGTSGGHGETAGNPVALMVRHDLDDVAVLLDAATGLEAAEYERIRLPEHRITDWQGPDDSIAHVLAHLVADKVPWLAAIEGADAPADIPTGLDALIALHQEVSGRWLALVREIDRRHAWADRVIDAICEPPESFLLSEIVAHVVTFAAHRRVLARMMMRDAGIELPADRRDPDPIIWHRNRIGEFS from the coding sequence GTGACCGACTCCGGTCGTGACCGCGTGCGCGAGTTGCTCGACGCAGTCCTCGCCGACGACAACGTCTCGCTGTCGGGAATGGCGGCGAGTGCGCACAGCTCCCAATTCCACTTCAGCAGGCAGGTGAGCCGATTCTCGGGCGAATCGCCGGTGGCGATGCGTCGACGGGTGATGCTCGAACGGGCGTGCTGGTATCTGCGCCAGGGGAGTTCGGTCACCGAGGTGGCCTTCGATTCCGGCTACGACTCCGTCGAGGGATTCAGCCGGGCGTACTCCCGTGCCTTCGGCCACCCACCGGGTTCCACCGGCACCGAGTCCTCCCGCGGACACTGGCTCCCCGCACCCAACGGAATCCACTTCCATTCGCCCACCGGTCTCTATGTCGAGGACTCCGACGGCACGGGCACCTCCGGAGGACACGGCGAGACCGCGGGCAATCCGGTGGCGTTGATGGTCCGACACGACCTCGACGACGTTGCCGTGCTGCTCGATGCCGCCACCGGACTCGAAGCCGCCGAATACGAGCGAATCAGGTTGCCGGAGCACCGGATCACCGACTGGCAGGGGCCCGACGACTCGATCGCCCACGTGCTGGCACACCTGGTCGCCGACAAGGTGCCGTGGCTCGCCGCGATCGAGGGCGCAGATGCGCCGGCCGACATCCCGACCGGCCTCGACGCCTTGATCGCATTACACCAGGAGGTCTCGGGTCGTTGGCTCGCGCTGGTTCGGGAGATCGATCGCCGGCATGCCTGGGCAGACCGCGTCATCGACGCCATTTGTGAACCGCCGGAGTCGTTTCTGCTGTCCGAGATCGTCGCCCATGTGGTGACCTTTGCCGCCCACCGGCGAGTCCTCGCGCGAATGATGATGCGCGACGCCGGCATCGAGCTCCCGGCCGACCGCCGGGACCCCGACCCGATCATCTGGCACCGCAACCGAATCGGAGAATTCTCATGA
- a CDS encoding TetR family transcriptional regulator, with amino-acid sequence MTGRTRGRPPAGQSRDTREKILAATRELLADNGFDRTTVRAVAGRAGVDPALVHHYFGPKKNLVAEALRPPVDLSLVFADMPTDERAGPEFVRRAIAAWESPELQSHIPGVLRLIASTNPAAGPAQDVPGAIVEVALGSAVRADRRERRLALIASQMFGLLMLRFVIRQPEIVAADRDELVAQVGPVITHYLTGDLT; translated from the coding sequence ATGACCGGGCGGACGCGGGGGAGACCGCCGGCGGGACAGTCGCGCGACACTCGCGAGAAGATCCTGGCGGCGACCCGGGAACTATTGGCGGACAACGGGTTCGACCGGACCACGGTGCGTGCCGTGGCCGGTCGTGCCGGTGTCGACCCGGCGTTGGTCCATCACTACTTCGGGCCGAAGAAGAATCTGGTGGCCGAGGCACTACGACCGCCCGTCGACCTCTCGCTGGTGTTCGCCGACATGCCGACCGACGAGCGTGCCGGCCCGGAGTTCGTGCGACGAGCCATCGCAGCGTGGGAATCACCGGAGTTGCAATCGCACATTCCCGGCGTACTGCGCCTCATCGCTTCGACCAACCCTGCCGCCGGCCCGGCGCAGGATGTCCCGGGAGCAATCGTGGAGGTCGCGCTCGGCAGTGCGGTCCGCGCCGACCGCCGAGAGCGGCGACTGGCGCTGATCGCCTCCCAGATGTTCGGACTTCTCATGCTGCGCTTCGTGATCCGACAGCCCGAGATCGTGGCAGCCGATCGCGACGAGCTCGTGGCGCAGGTCGGTCCGGTCATCACCCACTATCTCACCGGCGACCTGACCTGA
- a CDS encoding crotonase/enoyl-CoA hydratase family protein yields the protein MSDTQWKAFEVAVADDIAEVSLIGPGKGNAMGPDFWAELPVLVAELDADDAVRAIVLRGSGAHFSYGLDLAAMAGDLGAVLADRAKAKARTEFHDTIRRMQASITAVADCRTPVIAAISGWCIGGGVDLITAADVRYASADAKFSVREVRVAMVADVGTLARLPGIIGEGHLRELALTGKDIDAARAEKIGLVNDVFATPEEALEAARATAREIADNPPLVVQGVKAVLDHSRSAAQADSLRYVAAWNAAFLPSNDLTEAVTAVFEKRKPRFSGS from the coding sequence ATGAGTGACACACAGTGGAAGGCCTTCGAGGTCGCGGTCGCCGACGACATCGCCGAGGTGAGCCTGATCGGCCCCGGCAAGGGCAATGCGATGGGCCCGGATTTCTGGGCGGAGCTGCCGGTGCTCGTCGCCGAACTCGACGCCGACGATGCGGTGCGCGCGATCGTGCTCCGCGGTTCGGGTGCCCATTTCTCCTACGGCCTCGACCTCGCGGCAATGGCCGGCGATCTCGGTGCGGTGCTCGCCGACAGGGCGAAAGCCAAGGCACGCACCGAGTTCCACGACACGATCCGTCGCATGCAGGCATCGATCACCGCCGTCGCGGACTGCCGCACACCGGTGATCGCGGCGATCTCGGGCTGGTGCATCGGTGGCGGCGTGGATCTCATCACGGCTGCCGACGTGCGCTACGCCAGTGCCGACGCGAAGTTCAGTGTGCGCGAGGTGCGCGTGGCGATGGTCGCCGACGTCGGCACCCTGGCCCGCCTGCCCGGGATCATCGGCGAGGGCCACCTGCGCGAGCTCGCGTTGACCGGCAAGGACATCGACGCCGCCCGCGCGGAGAAGATCGGGCTCGTCAACGACGTGTTCGCCACCCCGGAGGAGGCACTCGAGGCCGCTCGCGCGACCGCTCGCGAGATCGCCGACAACCCGCCACTGGTGGTTCAGGGCGTCAAGGCCGTGCTCGATCACAGCCGTTCGGCGGCCCAGGCCGACAGTCTGCGTTATGTGGCGGCCTGGAACGCGGCGTTCCTGCCGAGCAACGACCTCACCGAGGCGGTGACGGCCGTCTTCGAGAAGCGCAAGCCCAGGTTCTCCGGCTCCTGA
- a CDS encoding ABC transporter ATP-binding protein, translated as MSAEHRGTMPEATGSLLGSHSVTRRFGDFVAVSEVTMSVDSGEVVGLLGANGAGKTTLIRMLLGLLAPTDGQTSLFDGPPDQRRRARLGYVPQNLGLYRDLTVRENMTFSADAYHGDATVPADLAGYADTLVGNLPLGTQRKVAFAVALAHHPDVLVLDEPTSGVDALSRAELWDTIRAQADSGVGVLVTTHYMEEAQECDRLLLMSAGRLVAQGSEDDVVGDTRAALVDTPDWRSAFAALQGKGVPVILAGRTIRVADTDPARVRGILEHADISGEVTTVPATIEERMLVLARTPDLR; from the coding sequence ATGAGCGCGGAGCACCGGGGGACCATGCCCGAGGCCACCGGATCGCTACTCGGCAGCCATTCGGTGACCCGACGATTCGGTGATTTCGTCGCCGTGTCCGAGGTCACGATGTCGGTGGATTCCGGTGAGGTCGTCGGACTCCTCGGTGCCAACGGTGCCGGTAAGACGACCCTCATCCGGATGCTGTTGGGATTGCTCGCCCCCACCGACGGGCAGACCTCGCTGTTCGACGGCCCACCAGACCAGCGCCGGCGGGCGCGGCTCGGCTACGTGCCCCAGAATCTGGGCCTGTACCGCGATCTGACCGTGCGCGAGAACATGACGTTCAGCGCGGATGCCTATCACGGTGATGCGACGGTCCCCGCCGATCTCGCGGGCTACGCCGACACCCTCGTCGGGAATCTGCCGCTCGGCACCCAGCGCAAGGTCGCCTTCGCGGTCGCGCTCGCCCATCATCCCGACGTCCTCGTCCTCGACGAGCCGACCTCGGGGGTGGATGCGTTGTCCCGGGCGGAGCTCTGGGACACGATTCGCGCGCAGGCGGATTCCGGGGTGGGGGTGCTCGTGACCACGCACTATATGGAGGAGGCGCAGGAGTGCGACCGGTTGCTGCTGATGTCGGCGGGTCGGCTGGTCGCGCAGGGCAGCGAGGACGACGTCGTCGGTGACACGCGTGCTGCGCTCGTCGACACGCCGGACTGGCGCAGCGCCTTCGCGGCGCTGCAGGGCAAGGGCGTTCCGGTCATCCTCGCCGGCCGGACCATTCGGGTGGCCGACACCGATCCGGCGCGGGTGCGCGGCATTCTCGAGCATGCCGACATCTCCGGCGAGGTCACCACGGTCCCGGCGACCATCGAGGAGCGGATGCTGGTTCTCGCGCGAACCCCGGATTTGCGATGA